One window from the genome of Castellaniella sp. MT123 encodes:
- a CDS encoding enoyl-CoA hydratase/isomerase family protein, which translates to MQDQEPGLGFHGDVATLTLRRPSQHNRIAPEDCTVISGHLRQVAAREDIRALVVTGTGEKTFSSGYTLGAIKDQLDGRFEDMLDELEQFPLPTICAMNGSVYGGATDLALCCDFRVGVTGSRFLMPASRIGLHYYPGGIRRYVTVLGLAASKKLFLTAQTIHDQEMLRIGFLHELVGRDALDDAVGRYLDGIRACEPAVLKSVKADLMAVAEGRYDEPLLRSHYEASLRSDALAARLAAITAKG; encoded by the coding sequence ATGCAGGATCAAGAACCGGGATTGGGGTTTCATGGCGATGTCGCCACCTTGACATTGCGCCGGCCGTCGCAGCACAACCGTATCGCCCCGGAGGACTGCACGGTCATCAGCGGACACTTGCGTCAGGTGGCCGCCCGGGAAGACATCCGTGCGCTGGTGGTGACCGGAACCGGAGAGAAGACCTTCAGTTCCGGCTACACCCTGGGCGCGATCAAGGATCAGCTGGACGGCCGTTTCGAGGACATGCTGGATGAGCTGGAGCAATTTCCGCTGCCGACGATCTGCGCCATGAACGGCAGCGTCTATGGCGGGGCCACTGATCTGGCCTTGTGCTGCGATTTCCGGGTCGGTGTGACTGGCAGCCGCTTTCTGATGCCGGCGTCGCGGATCGGGCTGCATTATTATCCGGGCGGGATCCGGCGCTATGTCACAGTTCTGGGCCTGGCCGCGTCCAAGAAGCTGTTCCTGACGGCCCAGACCATTCATGATCAGGAAATGCTGCGCATCGGTTTCCTGCACGAACTGGTCGGGCGCGATGCGCTGGACGACGCGGTGGGCCGCTATCTGGATGGGATCCGCGCCTGTGAACCCGCTGTACTCAAGTCCGTCAAGGCCGATCTGATGGCAGTGGCCGAGGGCCGCTACGATGAGCCGCTATTGCGGTCGCACTACGAGGCGTCCTTGCGTTCGGACGCCTTGGCTGCACGCCTGGCCGCCATCACCGCGAAAGGCTGA
- a CDS encoding YajQ family cyclic di-GMP-binding protein, protein MPSFDVVSEVDKHELTNAVDQANRELATRFDFKGTDAHFELEGYVITQSAPSAFQLKQMLDILRGRLSARGIDVRCLELDDPLENLGGARQKVTIRQGIEQAISKKLIAAVKQAKLKVETQINGDKLRVSGKKRDDLQEAIALLRKTDVDLPLQFQNFRD, encoded by the coding sequence ATGCCCAGCTTTGACGTCGTCTCGGAAGTCGACAAACACGAACTGACCAACGCCGTCGATCAGGCCAACCGGGAACTCGCAACCCGCTTCGATTTCAAGGGCACCGACGCCCATTTCGAACTGGAAGGCTACGTCATCACGCAGTCGGCACCCAGCGCCTTTCAGCTGAAGCAGATGCTCGACATCCTGCGTGGACGCCTGTCGGCGCGCGGCATCGACGTGCGCTGCCTGGAACTGGACGATCCACTGGAAAACCTGGGCGGTGCCCGCCAGAAGGTCACGATCCGCCAGGGGATCGAACAGGCAATCTCGAAAAAGCTGATCGCCGCCGTCAAGCAGGCCAAGCTCAAGGTCGAAACCCAGATCAACGGCGACAAGCTGCGCGTCTCGGGCAAAAAACGCGACGACCTGCAGGAAGCCATCGCGCTGCTGCGCAAGACCGATGTGGACCTGCCGCTGCAGTTCCAGAATTTCAGGGATTGA
- a CDS encoding AzlD domain-containing protein codes for MTDTPYVLIVIVLMGAVTLALRALPFVAGHWLRRHPLVHKLGNTLPLSIMVLLLVDTVTGQARNNPAGPWQELLAVALVVLLQWRTRQTLLSIVAGTALYMVLRAT; via the coding sequence ATGACTGACACGCCTTATGTCCTGATCGTCATTGTCCTGATGGGCGCGGTCACACTGGCCCTGCGTGCGCTGCCCTTCGTCGCGGGACACTGGCTTCGCCGCCACCCGCTGGTGCACAAACTGGGCAACACGCTGCCGCTGTCCATCATGGTGCTGCTGCTGGTCGATACCGTCACCGGCCAGGCGCGCAACAATCCGGCGGGCCCCTGGCAGGAACTGCTGGCCGTCGCGCTGGTCGTGCTGCTGCAATGGCGCACGCGCCAGACCCTGCTGAGCATCGTGGCGGGGACGGCGCTCTACATGGTGCTGAGGGCGACCTGA